The nucleotide sequence GAAAACGCTGGATTTAACTGAATCAGGGTCTTCACCGACAAACTATCAAACAGTTCAACCCTTACCGGAAAAGGTTTTCCGGCTTTCTATCTTCACGCAGTTCTACCCACCTGACTTTGCTGCCACCGGACAACTGATTGAAGAACTGGCAAATCACCTCAAACATCAGGGGATGCGGGTGAAAGTCTTCACTGGACAGCCAGGCTATGCGTTTAGTAAAGCATCAGCTCCGGTTAACGAAGCGTCTGGGTTGCTGCATATCCAGCGATCGCGCACGGCCAGACTTTTTCCCAGTCAAATTCGGGGAAAAGCCATCAATGGACTCATGTTTGCCCTTCGCTCTGCCTTACACCTGCTAAAACCAAAAAACCACGGGGATGTCTTGCTGCTGACCACAGCCCCCCCTTTCCTGCCGATTTTGGGCTACCTTGCTCACCTCCTCTTTGGTGTTCCCTACATCTGTCTACTATATGACCTGTATCCCGATGTAGCCGTTGGGCTAAATGTGATTTCGGACAATCACTGGATAACGAAAACCTGGGATTTCATCAATCGTTGTGTCTGGAAAAAAGCAGAAGGCATAATTGTATTAAGTGCCTCCATGCGGGAACGAATTGTGGCAAAGTGCCCGGAAGTGGCTGACAAAATTTCGGTCATTCATAGTTGGGCAAACCCCAACTGGATCGTGCCGATGCCAAAGGAGCGCAACTGGTTTGCCCTGAAGCACCACCTGGTTGACCCATTTACTGTCCTTTATTCTGGCAATATGGGTCGTTGCCATGACATTGACACGATCCTGGAAGCAGCGGTTGAACTTCGTGATCAACCCATCCAGTTTGTGTTCATTGGCAATGGTGCAAAACGTCAGTGGTGCATTGACAAAGTCAAACGTCTGGGGTTAAGTAATTGCCTGTTTCTTCCCTATCAGGACAAAGCAACTCTGCCCTATTCTTTGACAGCCTGTGATTTGTCTCTGGTCAGCATCAGCCCTGGGATGGAAGGATTAGTTGCTCCCAGCAAGCTCTACCCGGCACTTGCTGCCGGACGACCGATCGCAGCCATCTGTGAACCCCATTCCTATCTGCGTCAACTGATTGACGACGCCAGATGTGGGGCTGTTTTCGATAACGGAGACGGACAGGGACTGGCTGAATTTATTCACCGCCTTGCCACCAACCCTGACCTGACGGAGCAGTTAGGCAGTGCCGGTCGTCGTTATCTGGAGGCTCACTTTACCCCTGAAGTCATTTCCAGACAATATTCTGTGGTCTTGCGACGGGCAGCCATGAAGCGAGAAGTGATTGCTCTGCCCGCTCAGCCTTCCGTTAACAGACCGCTCTCTTAAAAGCTCACAAATTTCGGAACGTGAATCAGCAAATCCTTGAATAGAGATGGGTAGCACAGCCTGCCCATCCTTTTTTCTTTACAGAGATGGTCATCAAAGCC is from Leptothermofonsia sichuanensis E412 and encodes:
- a CDS encoding glycosyltransferase family 4 protein, encoding MVKKSTPKTLDLTESGSSPTNYQTVQPLPEKVFRLSIFTQFYPPDFAATGQLIEELANHLKHQGMRVKVFTGQPGYAFSKASAPVNEASGLLHIQRSRTARLFPSQIRGKAINGLMFALRSALHLLKPKNHGDVLLLTTAPPFLPILGYLAHLLFGVPYICLLYDLYPDVAVGLNVISDNHWITKTWDFINRCVWKKAEGIIVLSASMRERIVAKCPEVADKISVIHSWANPNWIVPMPKERNWFALKHHLVDPFTVLYSGNMGRCHDIDTILEAAVELRDQPIQFVFIGNGAKRQWCIDKVKRLGLSNCLFLPYQDKATLPYSLTACDLSLVSISPGMEGLVAPSKLYPALAAGRPIAAICEPHSYLRQLIDDARCGAVFDNGDGQGLAEFIHRLATNPDLTEQLGSAGRRYLEAHFTPEVISRQYSVVLRRAAMKREVIALPAQPSVNRPLS